Sequence from the Schaalia sp. 19OD2882 genome:
GACCGCCGAGGACGTCGACGACGCCTGGGCGGCCATTGACGCCGTCTTGGCCGATGGGGACGAATTGGCCCTGGTGCTTTCCGACCATCGACTGCCGGGGCGTTCCGGCGTGGACTTCCTGGTCGAACTTGCCGCCGATGAACGCTTCGAAGGGGTGCGCACGGTCCTGGTCACCGGACAGGCCGACCAGGACGACACGATTCGCGCTCTGAACCTGGCCGGTCTTGACCACTACGTGGCCAAGCCGTGGAACCCGCAGGACTTGGTGGTGGTGGTCCG
This genomic interval carries:
- a CDS encoding response regulator — encoded protein: MSLAILSVEDEVEVREALERDLECFWSHVRLETAEDVDDAWAAIDAVLADGDELALVLSDHRLPGRSGVDFLVELAADERFEGVRTVLVTGQADQDDTIRALNLAGLDHYVAKPWNPQDLVVVVRDQLTTYVLDRGVPPLPYLPVLDGVRVMEALR